In Prionailurus viverrinus isolate Anna chromosome C2, UM_Priviv_1.0, whole genome shotgun sequence, one DNA window encodes the following:
- the LOC125175675 gene encoding keratin-associated protein 21-2-like, producing MCCNYYRNSCGSCGYGCGYGCGCGSGYGCGYGCGYGSGSGCGYGCGYKSGYGSACCGCRPFSYRRCYSSCC from the coding sequence ATGTGTTGCAACTACTATAGAAACTCATGTGGTAGCTGTGGCTATGGCTGTGGCTATGGCTGTGGCTGTGGTTCTGGATATGGCTGTGGCTATGGCTGTGGATACGGCTCGGGCAGTGGCTGTGGATACGGCTGTGGATACAAGTCTGGCTATGGCTCTGCCTGCTGTGGATGCAGACCATTTTCCTACAGAAGATGTTATTCATCTTGCTGCTAG
- the LOC125175709 gene encoding keratin-associated protein 6-2-like, with amino-acid sequence MCCNYGNSCGYGCGYGYGCGCGPYYGCGYGTGYGCGYGTGCGCGYGSQYGCGSGCGYGSCCGYGTGYGCGYGYGSSCCAYRPFFYRRCYSSCC; translated from the coding sequence ATGTGTTGCAACTACGGCAACTCCTGTGGCTATGGCTGCGGATATGGCTATGGCTGTGGATGTGGCCCCTATTATGGCTGTGGTTATGGAACAGGCTATGGCTGTGGCTATGGTACTGGATGTGGCTGTGGATATGGCTCACAGTATGGCTGTGGCTCTGGCTGTGGATATGGCTCCTGCTGTGGCTATGGCACTGGATATGGCTGTGGCTATGGCTATGGCTCCAGCTGCTGTGCCTACCGGCCATTTTTCTATAGAAGATGTTATTCTTCTTGCTGCTAG
- the LOC125175721 gene encoding keratin-associated protein 21-1-like, whose product MCCNYGNSCGYGCGYGYGCGCGPYYGCGYGLRYGCGYGSGYGCGYGTRYGCGYGYGSSCCGYQPFCYRRCYSSCC is encoded by the coding sequence ATGTGTTGCAACTACGGCAACTCCTGTGGTTATGGCTGTGGCTATGGCTATGGCTGTGGATGTGGTCCCTATTATGGCTGTGGTTATGGCCTCCGTTATGGCTGTGGTTATGGCTCAGGGTATGGCTGTGGCTATGGCACCAGATATGGCTGTGGCTATGGCTatggctccagctgctgtggctaCCAGCCATTTTGCTATAGAAGATGTTATTCCTCTTGCTGTTAG
- the LOC125175744 gene encoding keratin-associated protein 6-2-like, protein MCCNYGNSCGYGCGYGYGCGYGPYYSWSYGPGYGCGYGSWYGCGSGCGYGSCCGYGPRYGCGCGYGSGCYGSGCNGYWPFCYRRCYSSCC, encoded by the coding sequence ATGTGTTGCAACTACGGCAACTCTTGTGGCTATGGCTGTGGCTATGGCTACGGCTGTGGCTATGGCCCCTATTACAGCTGGAGTTATGGACCTGGCTATGGCTGTGGATATGGCTCCTGGTATGGCTGTGGCTCTGGCTGTGGATATGGCTCCTGCTGTGGCTACGGCCCCAGATATGGCTGTGGTTGTGGCTATGGCTCCGGCTGCTATGGCTCCGGCTGCAATGGTTACTGGCCATTTTGCTATAGAAGATGTTATTCTTCCTGCTGCTAG